A DNA window from Paenarthrobacter aurescens TC1 contains the following coding sequences:
- a CDS encoding hypothetical protein (identified by Glimmer2; putative) — MTVTTYGEHSENAAQALNALIRHDVLPSDEQAVDQLLHCRETVVDALRQLLYDLGQDSWYPPPDHLPARTPKPTLAGLDEKLASLVDNIAFALPTLPLEERRAHPDYLTPASTDRTVESWRTAAIELLSASHALSAAEAQPWRTDPGAGWWVMRDVAVALEAVLVLDSRLEEVGLLAEHHRPEFSMGLDEKRMVLSQAARVATWHATSASPEEATPRLRQPAGSNVVEPVSLVSTPSDLAAAQQRLARFLRPMVASDSFYAGEPEISADSARQVTASQLYLCRAFAAAASQSPKTATLAAFFNERAEVLESLQPQISHLADVRVDQEPNMRRFWQQSELTTAVARMEDHGVALALQPTQMVELAQATHEVTHNLGKALRRELLRGTSNLVDAHPRHRDGPIRVGRRSRLEATLTDLVNMPAPSEPAARFSNPLQRAALQQTLNLTPTASSRTPMPFPAARSTTYGAPAF; from the coding sequence ATGACGGTCACCACCTACGGCGAGCACTCCGAGAACGCCGCCCAGGCACTCAACGCTCTGATCCGCCACGACGTGCTTCCATCCGATGAGCAGGCCGTCGACCAGCTGCTGCACTGTCGCGAAACGGTTGTCGACGCGCTGCGGCAACTGCTCTACGACCTCGGCCAGGACAGCTGGTACCCGCCGCCGGACCATCTGCCAGCCCGGACCCCGAAACCGACGCTGGCCGGGCTGGACGAGAAGCTCGCGAGCCTGGTGGACAACATCGCATTCGCCCTGCCCACGCTCCCCCTCGAGGAGCGGCGCGCACACCCGGACTACCTGACCCCTGCCTCGACTGATCGCACGGTGGAGTCGTGGCGGACCGCGGCCATCGAGCTGCTGTCGGCCTCGCACGCGCTGTCCGCAGCCGAGGCTCAGCCTTGGCGCACCGACCCGGGTGCCGGCTGGTGGGTGATGCGCGATGTCGCGGTCGCCCTGGAGGCGGTCCTGGTCCTCGACTCGCGACTGGAGGAGGTCGGGTTGCTGGCGGAGCATCATCGGCCGGAGTTCTCGATGGGGCTGGATGAGAAGCGCATGGTGCTCTCCCAAGCCGCGCGAGTAGCGACCTGGCACGCCACGAGCGCGAGCCCCGAGGAGGCAACCCCGCGACTGCGGCAGCCGGCTGGGTCGAACGTCGTTGAGCCGGTGTCACTGGTCTCCACGCCCTCCGACCTCGCGGCCGCTCAGCAGCGGCTGGCCCGGTTCCTGCGCCCGATGGTGGCCAGCGACAGCTTCTACGCAGGCGAGCCGGAGATCTCCGCCGACTCCGCTCGGCAGGTCACCGCCAGCCAGCTGTACTTGTGCCGCGCGTTCGCGGCGGCGGCCAGCCAGTCACCGAAGACGGCCACGTTGGCGGCGTTCTTCAACGAGCGTGCCGAGGTGCTGGAGTCGCTGCAGCCTCAGATCAGCCACCTGGCCGACGTCAGGGTCGACCAGGAGCCCAACATGCGCCGCTTCTGGCAGCAGAGCGAGCTCACGACCGCGGTGGCCCGGATGGAGGACCACGGCGTGGCCCTCGCGCTGCAGCCCACTCAGATGGTCGAGCTGGCCCAAGCGACCCACGAGGTGACCCACAACCTGGGCAAGGCGCTGCGGCGCGAACTGCTCCGCGGCACCAGCAATCTGGTCGACGCCCACCCGCGCCACCGCGACGGCCCGATCCGGGTGGGGCGCCGCTCCCGGCTTGAGGCCACGCTCACCGACCTGGTGAACATGCCCGCGCCCAGTGAGCCAGCAGCGAGGTTCAGCAACCCGCTCCAGCGGGCCGCCCTGCAACAGACGCTCAACCTGACGCCCACGGCGTCCTCCCGGACCCCGATGCCGTTCCCCGCCGCGCGCAGCACCACCTACGGCGCTCCGGCGTTCTGA
- a CDS encoding hypothetical protein (identified by Glimmer2; putative), whose protein sequence is MTALALFRFDNSLRRRAEDADEQVHLTPRYVLDPVRVVLGGRIELDPCTTPENPVGADRFHALPEDGAARPWSAASIFCNPPYGEARVRWVRRCAQAGATGARVVLLIPAHTDTRIWHEAMATASSLLFIKGRVKFGIPRSNGRQVAASHPLALVGWNVDLRLADELGTAVPLVNPESDQGSNRKRPCDCRLF, encoded by the coding sequence ATGACTGCCCTCGCGTTGTTCCGGTTCGACAACAGCTTGCGTCGACGAGCTGAGGACGCCGACGAGCAGGTCCACCTGACACCCCGGTACGTGCTGGACCCCGTTCGCGTCGTGTTGGGCGGCCGGATCGAGCTCGACCCGTGCACCACACCGGAGAATCCGGTGGGCGCCGACAGGTTTCATGCGCTCCCCGAGGACGGCGCTGCGCGGCCGTGGTCAGCGGCCAGCATCTTCTGCAACCCACCGTACGGCGAAGCGCGGGTGCGCTGGGTTCGCCGCTGCGCCCAGGCCGGCGCCACCGGTGCTCGGGTGGTGTTGCTGATCCCCGCCCACACCGACACCCGGATCTGGCACGAGGCCATGGCGACGGCGTCCTCGCTGCTGTTCATCAAGGGCCGCGTCAAATTCGGCATCCCCCGGTCCAACGGCCGGCAGGTCGCGGCCTCGCACCCTTTGGCGCTAGTGGGTTGGAACGTCGATCTCCGCCTGGCCGACGAGCTGGGCACCGCGGTGCCGCTGGTCAACCCGGAGTCTGACCAGGGTTCTAATAGAAAGCGTCCTTGCGATTGTCGGTTATTCTAG
- a CDS encoding hypothetical protein (identified by Glimmer2; putative), with the protein MSEHPTRSSANADRSPAQESPWVDDSGYPHRIENHVKVYLHLEESSTRPVVAAPDSAPAGTRVYRRDGAGRAQYGTATGWTTDGTGVFLSFDQGGTYSGPTFRSVYVAETEDGRAGSGALRWAVSSAAVDGYPLDGVEDGHYCDYEGHPPGARPDWDRQHREAADVPLPTAEELLPLLAAALGRRIDGPTVDQLRAASDLIAEHAQWRAQRVAFSAGEADDGDLPASADWHDSDDAGCDLADRAIALLAEVTSQRSPTSQPAAPVTTSSVPLMRSALNAPPNTSSPQPNQDSLPTSQPPSGPTR; encoded by the coding sequence ATGAGCGAGCATCCGACCCGTTCGTCGGCCAATGCCGACCGGTCCCCTGCCCAGGAATCGCCGTGGGTTGATGATTCCGGCTACCCGCATCGGATCGAGAACCACGTCAAGGTCTACCTCCACCTCGAGGAATCCTCGACGCGCCCAGTGGTCGCGGCCCCAGACAGTGCACCCGCTGGCACCCGTGTCTACCGCCGCGACGGCGCGGGCCGAGCGCAGTACGGCACGGCGACCGGCTGGACCACCGATGGAACGGGTGTCTTCCTGTCGTTCGACCAAGGCGGCACCTACTCCGGTCCCACGTTCCGATCCGTCTATGTCGCCGAGACTGAGGACGGGCGCGCCGGCTCCGGCGCTCTCAGATGGGCCGTCTCGAGCGCGGCCGTCGACGGGTATCCCCTCGACGGCGTCGAGGACGGCCACTACTGCGACTACGAAGGGCACCCCCCGGGCGCACGGCCCGACTGGGACCGCCAGCACCGCGAAGCCGCGGACGTGCCCCTGCCCACAGCAGAAGAGCTGCTGCCCCTGCTCGCCGCCGCCCTGGGACGCAGGATCGACGGGCCGACAGTCGACCAGCTCCGCGCAGCATCGGACCTGATCGCTGAACATGCCCAGTGGCGGGCGCAACGAGTCGCGTTCTCCGCCGGGGAGGCCGACGACGGCGACCTCCCTGCCTCCGCGGACTGGCACGACAGCGACGACGCGGGGTGTGACCTCGCCGACCGCGCCATCGCGCTCCTCGCAGAGGTGACCAGCCAGAGGAGCCCCACGAGTCAGCCGGCTGCTCCAGTCACGACATCGAGCGTCCCGCTGATGCGTTCGGCGCTCAACGCTCCGCCGAACACCTCATCGCCGCAGCCGAACCAGGACTCGTTGCCGACGTCCCAGCCGCCCTCGGGGCCGACGCGCTGA
- a CDS encoding putative Transcriptional regulator, helix-turn-helix XRE-family (identified by match to protein family HMM PF01381) gives MKRPSPAKVGLAAERIGSHVVTWRRLLGLTAEQVAQRAGVSAPTLRKLEHGDPSVTLETYLNVLRALGRLEDTVTALDPYETELGRARADQVLPKRVRR, from the coding sequence ATGAAGCGACCGAGTCCAGCGAAGGTGGGTCTGGCGGCCGAGCGGATCGGCTCGCATGTTGTGACCTGGCGGCGTCTGCTTGGCCTTACTGCCGAGCAGGTTGCTCAGCGGGCTGGCGTCTCTGCCCCGACCCTGCGCAAGCTCGAGCACGGTGATCCCTCGGTGACGCTGGAGACCTACCTCAACGTGCTGCGCGCGCTTGGCCGGCTCGAGGATACGGTGACGGCTCTCGACCCCTACGAGACCGAGCTCGGCCGCGCCCGGGCTGACCAGGTGCTGCCGAAGCGGGTGCGGCGCTGA
- a CDS encoding hypothetical protein (identified by Glimmer2; putative), with product MTTPLPADATWTDYVDAHGGPEAPGWWVILRWYADSEHPRPEVVGPYATHQQAVAAMQHSALIDGFAEDTNREESLDDVYVDPIPASIARTCADYGPRVTLIDPGDPNHFGGGHAPKPPADSARTGLMQASALREPDRDKSNPPTAHAAHPGHRSPGTPGL from the coding sequence ATGACGACCCCGTTGCCGGCTGATGCAACCTGGACCGACTACGTCGACGCCCACGGCGGACCCGAGGCGCCGGGTTGGTGGGTCATCCTGCGCTGGTACGCAGACTCGGAGCATCCGCGCCCCGAGGTCGTCGGCCCCTATGCCACGCACCAGCAAGCAGTAGCGGCCATGCAGCACTCGGCCCTCATCGACGGGTTCGCCGAGGACACCAACCGCGAGGAGTCGCTCGACGACGTCTACGTGGACCCGATCCCCGCATCGATCGCCCGCACGTGTGCCGACTACGGACCGCGAGTGACGCTGATCGACCCCGGCGACCCGAACCACTTCGGTGGCGGCCACGCCCCGAAACCACCTGCGGACTCTGCTCGAACCGGACTGATGCAGGCCAGCGCGCTGCGAGAACCCGACCGAGACAAGAGCAACCCTCCCACCGCGCATGCCGCGCATCCGGGGCACCGCTCCCCCGGAACGCCGGGCCTGTAG
- a CDS encoding hypothetical protein (identified by Glimmer2; putative) — MTDDESRFTDPVSAVDHVRRVARETAAASGYRAAAAALMDVRREYRIMPLKRREAPPDRLATWDAVRRETGSLVPMATGGTHDHASFDERVATPGDQRLPEQPGWAPDPSVALQAAALRAQPTAEPSRPPVTKPNAAADRAHGR; from the coding sequence ATGACCGACGACGAGTCCCGCTTCACCGACCCTGTCTCAGCCGTCGACCACGTGCGTCGCGTCGCCCGGGAGACCGCGGCAGCGTCGGGGTATCGCGCGGCCGCGGCCGCGCTGATGGACGTGCGGCGCGAGTACCGGATCATGCCGTTGAAGCGACGCGAGGCGCCGCCGGACCGGCTCGCGACTTGGGACGCGGTGCGGCGCGAGACCGGTTCGCTGGTTCCCATGGCGACGGGCGGCACCCACGACCACGCCTCTTTCGACGAGCGGGTCGCAACTCCTGGTGACCAGCGCCTCCCCGAGCAGCCGGGCTGGGCGCCGGACCCCTCGGTCGCTCTGCAGGCCGCTGCTCTGCGGGCGCAGCCCACCGCTGAACCCTCGCGGCCGCCGGTCACCAAGCCGAACGCCGCGGCCGACCGGGCCCACGGCCGATGA
- a CDS encoding putative Helicase (identified by match to protein family HMM PF00271), with protein sequence MTEEGARDEPVRGTDAGALREASGHGVGGDLRSGDLFRGTGPADRDGDRRVGGPDRRPVGSVGGLPGAGGAAERGEDDRGVGGAASAHGTGSEDSSGHVETAVDPVVAPQPATVASAGVSAGGGLIPAGESLRFRPGSQSDLAPSTPRGRLTANVAVLELLAQLEEEDRAPSAQEQGVLARWSGWGSLPEVFDDTAQHSEAAARARELLQGRARAAAARTTLNAHYTDAALVKALWSALGEAGFDQAAGGRVLEPGCGSGAFIGFAPDHVRDVVGVELDPTTARVASLLYPAADIRSESFAEIRLPEGKRDLVIGNVPFADVVPHDSTHNQLGLSLHNYFIYKSLHLVRPGGVVAVLTSRWTMDAASPAARDAFADMADLVTAVRLPNQTHHQAAGTDVITDLLIFRRRAEGEEPVELTPGWRNLERLPSFRAGAGLEDAEVNLNSLFVQQPARVVGRLTSRSGRFGPEVAVSPPLTSDGQSLAERVAADLGRQLAFDLSNYADVRPLFTPATTASRPTSPPTTTPATNRTPAAAGTPVPGPRRGAAEEPLVLPGAVVRAEGHISMGEDGGWLHVRDGVPEPLEVPKSQANELRMLTALRDTVVTLLEAEATTPLPGDLPRAASLPKGPGMAGEERMNALRERLNRQYDAYVKRYGPINRVTGRNTGRIDPKTGEPVVAHVRPRQGGFRGDPHSPAVFALEHYDSATGTARKADIFTERVVAPRVLRTHADSPADAVSLCLDTYGEVRTGEIARLLGVDHAAAETELEAFAFVDPDTVKRSEEGWTANWVPRAEFLSGNVRARLTRVGEVLEQLIEGAAATGDESAQPMVRRLRAAATALTEVLPEDLGPTEIVAQLGVPWVPATTVEQFLRETLDDRTVEVEHPGGSVWSVRGNRHSVAARNTWGTERASAIDIVQACLEQRQIRVTDETPDGRRIPNETATFAAQEKAEELQERFATWLWEDPERCQQLVRTYNDKLNAIVLRSYDVDEDKHYPGMARVHEGRPLRLRPHQHAAVARMVAQPSVLLAHEVGAGKTLAAVTGVSELRRLGLVRKPAVVVPNHMLEQFSREWLQAYPQARILTCGTDDLVRDKRRLFVARAATGEWDAVIMSRSAFEKIPVSKDTEEAYLDEQLTQLRMWLAASKSERGLSVKRLEGTLARAEERLKKLRDVERDPAITFEATGIDYLCVDEAHGYKNLRLASNIPGVAVEGSNRATDLDLKMSYLRGRHGRRVATFMTATPIANSVAEAYTMLRYLAPADLEAAGISDFDTWAATFGQVVTDLELSPSGTGFRMKARFAKFNNVPELLRLWHQVADVKTAEDLNLPTPDLEGGAPETIVVPPSQELVDFMALLAQRADAVSSRQVDPSEDNMLKISGHGRAAALDLRLVDHQIDGLAAFLDREPSKVDAVAERVAGIYHDHADVVFGNDPEPGALQLVFCDLGTPTGAGWSAYEELKAQLVSRGVPAPKVRFMHEANNDRAKARLFEQARTGHIAVLIGSTEKMGVGTNVQRRAVALHHVDCPWRPADLAQRDGRIMRQGNLNDSVRVYRYVTESSFDTYLWQTVERKAKFINQLMRGRLDVREIEDIGDSALSYAEVKALASGDPRIMELAKAETDATKLERLERAWASAQRSLAATIREAGPRLERLATDRQQLLAAIPLRRDTDGDAFWMRINGTAFSKRADAAPALQRALLAVQPYQRDPHPLCDLAGLHLQVSADSWMGQPRYVVSLVEVPRVHLLVEAGDVRQPSPGLVTRVENLPRRLERVLDDVDMETSKIEREAERARAGLVDAFPRAGELAEVRAKRDRLSAELAADSAENAAADHPGPASCPPNGSQPEASTLPQPSGQVQAGRPAIVPPSPPARPRPEDSPLSPSSSGWSR encoded by the coding sequence GTGACGGAGGAAGGGGCTCGGGATGAACCCGTACGGGGCACGGATGCTGGAGCACTACGCGAAGCATCGGGCCACGGAGTTGGCGGCGATCTCCGATCCGGAGACCTATTTCGAGGAACTGGGCCTGCAGATCGAGATGGAGATCGACGCGTTGGCGGACCGGATCGCCGGCCCGTCGGATCCGTCGGAGGGCTACCTGGAGCGGGTGGGGCGGCTGAGCGAGGCGAGGACGACCGCGGAGTCGGAGGTGCTGCGTCAGCACATGGAACCGGGTCTGAGGACTCCTCCGGACATGTAGAGACTGCGGTCGACCCCGTCGTCGCCCCGCAGCCGGCGACGGTCGCTTCGGCGGGTGTTTCGGCGGGGGGCGGGCTGATTCCTGCCGGGGAGTCGCTGCGGTTTCGGCCGGGCTCGCAGAGCGACCTTGCCCCCTCGACGCCGCGGGGGCGGCTCACCGCGAACGTGGCGGTGCTGGAGCTGCTGGCACAGCTCGAGGAGGAGGACCGGGCTCCCTCCGCGCAGGAGCAGGGTGTGTTGGCGCGCTGGTCGGGCTGGGGGTCGCTGCCGGAGGTCTTCGACGACACCGCTCAGCACAGTGAGGCCGCGGCGCGGGCTCGTGAACTGCTGCAGGGCCGCGCTCGCGCGGCGGCGGCCCGTACGACGCTCAACGCTCACTACACCGATGCCGCGCTGGTCAAGGCGCTGTGGTCGGCACTCGGTGAAGCCGGGTTCGACCAGGCTGCCGGCGGTCGCGTCCTGGAGCCGGGCTGCGGGTCGGGCGCCTTCATCGGATTCGCGCCCGATCATGTCCGCGACGTGGTCGGCGTCGAGCTGGATCCGACCACCGCGCGAGTGGCGTCGCTGCTGTACCCGGCCGCGGACATCCGATCCGAGTCGTTCGCCGAGATCCGGCTGCCGGAGGGGAAGCGCGACCTGGTCATCGGCAACGTGCCCTTCGCCGACGTCGTCCCCCACGACTCCACGCACAACCAGCTCGGGCTGAGCCTGCACAACTACTTCATCTACAAGAGCCTGCACCTGGTGCGCCCCGGCGGTGTGGTCGCCGTGTTGACCTCTCGTTGGACGATGGACGCGGCGAGCCCGGCGGCCCGGGACGCCTTCGCCGACATGGCAGACCTGGTCACGGCAGTGCGGCTGCCGAATCAGACCCACCATCAGGCCGCCGGCACCGACGTCATCACCGATCTGCTGATCTTCCGGCGCCGAGCCGAGGGCGAGGAGCCGGTCGAACTCACGCCGGGCTGGCGCAACCTGGAGAGGTTGCCTTCGTTCCGGGCCGGCGCTGGCCTGGAGGATGCCGAGGTCAACCTCAATTCGCTGTTCGTGCAGCAACCAGCTCGGGTGGTTGGTCGCCTCACGTCACGCTCGGGCCGGTTCGGGCCGGAAGTCGCGGTCAGCCCGCCGTTGACCAGCGACGGCCAGAGCCTCGCGGAACGGGTCGCCGCGGATCTCGGGCGCCAGCTGGCGTTCGACCTGTCCAACTATGCCGACGTCCGACCGCTGTTCACCCCTGCTACGACCGCATCCCGGCCGACCAGCCCACCGACGACAACGCCGGCGACCAACCGCACACCGGCGGCGGCGGGAACCCCGGTCCCAGGGCCGCGTCGCGGTGCCGCCGAGGAGCCGCTGGTGCTGCCCGGGGCGGTCGTGCGGGCCGAGGGTCACATCAGCATGGGCGAGGACGGCGGCTGGCTGCATGTGCGCGACGGCGTGCCGGAACCGTTGGAGGTACCGAAGTCGCAGGCCAACGAGTTGCGGATGCTCACCGCGCTGCGCGACACGGTCGTCACGCTACTGGAGGCCGAGGCAACCACTCCCCTGCCGGGCGACCTGCCGAGGGCCGCGAGCTTGCCGAAGGGGCCCGGAATGGCCGGCGAGGAGCGGATGAATGCGCTGCGGGAGCGGCTGAACCGGCAGTACGACGCCTACGTCAAGCGGTACGGGCCGATCAACCGGGTCACCGGTCGCAATACCGGCAGGATCGACCCGAAGACCGGGGAGCCGGTGGTCGCGCACGTGCGGCCGCGTCAGGGCGGGTTCCGCGGCGACCCCCACTCCCCCGCCGTGTTCGCGCTGGAGCACTACGACTCCGCGACCGGCACCGCACGCAAGGCCGACATCTTCACCGAGCGCGTCGTCGCTCCCCGGGTCCTGCGCACCCATGCGGACTCCCCGGCCGACGCGGTGTCGCTATGCCTGGACACCTACGGCGAAGTGCGCACCGGCGAGATCGCGCGGCTGCTCGGCGTCGACCACGCCGCGGCCGAAACCGAGCTGGAGGCGTTCGCCTTCGTCGACCCCGACACCGTCAAGCGCAGCGAGGAGGGATGGACAGCCAACTGGGTGCCCCGCGCGGAGTTCCTCTCCGGGAACGTCCGCGCGCGGCTGACGAGGGTCGGAGAGGTCCTCGAGCAACTCATCGAGGGCGCCGCCGCGACTGGCGATGAGTCGGCCCAGCCGATGGTGCGCCGACTGCGGGCGGCCGCGACCGCACTGACCGAGGTGCTGCCCGAGGACCTCGGGCCGACCGAGATCGTCGCCCAGCTCGGCGTGCCATGGGTGCCGGCCACGACGGTGGAGCAGTTCCTGCGCGAGACCCTCGATGACCGGACCGTGGAGGTGGAACACCCCGGCGGGTCGGTGTGGTCGGTGCGCGGCAACCGCCACTCGGTGGCCGCCCGGAACACCTGGGGCACCGAGCGGGCCAGCGCGATCGACATCGTCCAGGCCTGCCTGGAGCAGCGACAGATCCGGGTCACGGACGAGACCCCGGACGGACGGCGGATCCCGAACGAGACGGCAACCTTCGCTGCGCAGGAGAAGGCCGAGGAGCTTCAGGAGCGGTTCGCGACCTGGCTGTGGGAGGACCCGGAGCGGTGTCAGCAGCTGGTGCGCACTTACAACGACAAGCTGAACGCGATCGTGCTGCGCTCCTACGACGTCGACGAGGACAAGCACTACCCGGGCATGGCTCGGGTCCATGAGGGCCGCCCGCTGCGGCTGCGGCCGCATCAGCACGCTGCGGTGGCGCGGATGGTGGCTCAACCATCGGTGCTGCTGGCCCACGAGGTGGGCGCCGGAAAGACCCTCGCCGCGGTCACCGGTGTCTCCGAGCTGCGACGACTGGGCCTGGTCAGGAAGCCGGCCGTGGTGGTGCCCAACCACATGCTGGAGCAGTTCTCCCGGGAGTGGCTGCAGGCCTACCCGCAGGCCCGGATCCTGACCTGCGGCACAGACGACCTGGTGAGGGACAAGCGGCGGCTGTTCGTGGCCCGCGCCGCGACCGGTGAGTGGGACGCGGTCATCATGTCTCGCTCGGCGTTCGAGAAGATCCCGGTCTCGAAGGACACCGAGGAGGCCTACCTCGACGAGCAGCTGACCCAGCTGCGCATGTGGCTGGCCGCCTCGAAGTCCGAGCGCGGCCTGTCGGTGAAGCGACTGGAGGGCACGCTCGCACGCGCCGAGGAGCGGTTGAAGAAGCTGCGCGACGTCGAGCGTGACCCGGCGATCACCTTTGAGGCCACCGGGATCGACTACCTGTGCGTCGATGAGGCGCACGGCTACAAGAACCTGCGCTTGGCCTCCAACATCCCCGGCGTCGCCGTGGAGGGGTCGAACCGGGCCACCGACCTCGATCTGAAGATGTCCTACCTGCGGGGCCGCCACGGCCGCCGGGTGGCCACGTTCATGACCGCCACCCCGATCGCCAACAGCGTCGCCGAGGCGTACACCATGCTGCGCTACCTGGCCCCGGCCGACCTGGAGGCCGCGGGAATCAGCGACTTCGACACCTGGGCGGCCACGTTCGGGCAGGTCGTCACCGACCTCGAGCTCTCCCCGTCGGGGACGGGGTTCCGGATGAAGGCGCGGTTCGCGAAGTTCAACAACGTTCCCGAGCTGCTGCGGCTGTGGCACCAGGTCGCCGACGTCAAGACCGCCGAGGACCTCAACCTGCCCACCCCCGATCTCGAGGGCGGCGCACCCGAGACGATCGTGGTCCCACCGAGTCAGGAGCTGGTCGACTTCATGGCTCTGCTCGCGCAGCGAGCCGACGCCGTCTCCTCGCGGCAGGTGGATCCGAGCGAGGACAACATGCTCAAGATCAGCGGCCACGGCCGCGCCGCCGCACTGGACCTGCGGCTCGTCGACCACCAGATCGATGGTCTGGCCGCATTCTTGGACCGAGAGCCCTCGAAGGTCGACGCGGTCGCCGAACGAGTCGCGGGCATCTACCACGACCATGCCGACGTCGTCTTCGGCAACGACCCCGAGCCCGGCGCCCTGCAGCTGGTGTTCTGCGACCTCGGCACCCCGACCGGAGCCGGCTGGAGCGCCTATGAGGAGCTGAAGGCGCAGCTAGTCTCACGCGGCGTCCCGGCACCGAAGGTGCGGTTCATGCACGAGGCCAACAACGACCGCGCGAAGGCACGGCTGTTCGAGCAGGCCCGCACCGGGCACATCGCGGTGCTGATCGGCTCGACGGAGAAGATGGGTGTCGGCACCAACGTCCAGCGCCGCGCGGTGGCGTTGCACCACGTCGACTGCCCGTGGCGTCCCGCCGACCTGGCCCAGCGGGACGGCCGGATCATGCGACAGGGCAACCTGAACGACTCCGTCCGGGTGTACCGGTACGTCACCGAGTCGAGCTTCGACACCTACCTGTGGCAGACGGTGGAGCGGAAGGCGAAGTTCATCAACCAGCTCATGCGCGGCCGACTGGACGTGCGCGAGATCGAGGACATCGGCGACTCGGCTCTCTCCTACGCCGAGGTGAAGGCGCTGGCCTCAGGCGATCCCCGGATCATGGAGCTGGCAAAGGCAGAGACCGACGCGACCAAGCTCGAGCGCCTCGAGCGGGCCTGGGCGTCCGCCCAGCGCAGCCTCGCAGCGACGATCCGGGAGGCCGGGCCGCGGCTGGAGCGGCTGGCGACCGACCGCCAGCAACTGCTGGCGGCGATTCCGCTGCGACGCGACACCGACGGCGACGCATTCTGGATGCGGATCAACGGCACGGCCTTCAGCAAGCGGGCAGACGCCGCCCCAGCGTTGCAGCGAGCCTTGCTCGCGGTGCAGCCATACCAGCGCGACCCGCACCCGCTGTGCGACCTCGCCGGCCTCCATCTGCAGGTGTCGGCGGATTCGTGGATGGGCCAACCTCGGTACGTCGTCTCGCTCGTCGAAGTGCCCCGGGTACACCTGCTCGTCGAGGCCGGCGACGTGCGACAACCGAGCCCGGGCCTGGTGACCCGCGTCGAGAACCTCCCCCGCCGCCTGGAGCGGGTGCTCGACGACGTCGACATGGAGACCAGCAAGATCGAACGGGAGGCCGAGCGGGCCCGCGCCGGCCTGGTCGACGCCTTCCCACGCGCCGGCGAGCTTGCCGAGGTGCGCGCGAAACGCGACCGGCTCTCGGCCGAGCTCGCCGCCGACAGCGCCGAGAACGCCGCCGCCGACCACCCCGGCCCAGCCTCCTGCCCACCTAACGGATCCCAGCCGGAGGCCTCGACACTCCCCCAGCCCAGTGGGCAGGTTCAGGCGGGTCGGCCCGCGATCGTGCCGCCCTCCCCGCCGGCCCGGCCGCGACCGGAGGACTCGCCGCTGTCCCCGAGCTCGTCGGGGTGGTCGCGGTGA
- a CDS encoding hypothetical protein (identified by Glimmer2; putative), translating into MTVPATGRAGDVYDATPDFVYAVSLLAALEDATGQEGHALVLPFLGMARAELTDFGQRRPAGYVPVQVGDLRSGLADLEQRLTDLLADSQVLQHSLRLDSARRLLRRGVAAVA; encoded by the coding sequence ATGACTGTTCCCGCCACCGGCCGCGCCGGAGACGTCTACGACGCGACCCCGGACTTCGTGTATGCGGTGTCGTTGCTCGCCGCGCTCGAGGACGCGACCGGCCAGGAGGGGCACGCCCTGGTGTTGCCGTTCCTGGGCATGGCGCGCGCCGAGCTCACCGACTTCGGTCAGCGACGGCCCGCCGGCTACGTGCCCGTGCAGGTCGGTGATCTGCGATCGGGGCTGGCGGACCTCGAGCAGCGTCTCACCGACCTGCTGGCGGACTCTCAGGTGCTTCAGCACTCGCTGCGGCTCGACTCTGCTCGTCGGCTGCTGCGCCGCGGCGTCGCCGCCGTGGCCTGA